From Gloeocapsopsis sp. IPPAS B-1203, a single genomic window includes:
- the pheA gene encoding prephenate dehydratase: MAMSIAHLGPTGTYAEQAALAYRNQLNDEEQITLCPYPSIAQTLKAVARGKADVAVVPVENSIEGSVTITLDTLWQLDQLQIQLALVLPITHALLSHAPNLEAVATVYSHPQALAQCQGWLEQFLPSVELIPTNSTTEALQYLEQESSSGAISSLRAAQIYNLPILAHAINDYPDNCTRFWVVGQHSNNQVCSVEHTHTSLALSLPANVPGALVKPLQIFAERGINLSRIESRPTKRSLGEYLFFLDLEADANSPLVQGAIAELATYTEILKLLGSYNVVETKSY; this comes from the coding sequence ATGGCAATGTCAATTGCACATTTAGGACCTACTGGAACTTATGCAGAACAAGCAGCATTAGCTTATAGAAATCAGCTCAATGATGAAGAACAAATAACATTATGTCCTTATCCTAGTATTGCTCAGACTTTAAAGGCTGTGGCGCGAGGAAAAGCAGATGTTGCTGTTGTTCCTGTCGAAAACTCGATTGAGGGAAGTGTCACAATTACACTAGATACACTTTGGCAGTTAGACCAATTGCAAATTCAACTAGCCTTAGTCTTGCCGATTACCCATGCTTTGCTTTCCCACGCACCAAACTTAGAAGCTGTTGCAACAGTGTACTCGCATCCACAAGCACTAGCACAGTGTCAAGGTTGGCTGGAGCAGTTTTTACCTAGTGTTGAGTTAATTCCCACAAATTCTACAACAGAAGCTCTCCAATATCTCGAACAAGAAAGTAGTTCAGGGGCAATATCTTCATTACGTGCAGCCCAAATCTACAATTTACCTATTCTTGCTCATGCAATTAATGACTATCCTGATAACTGTACGCGGTTTTGGGTAGTCGGTCAGCATTCAAATAATCAAGTCTGTTCTGTCGAACACACCCACACATCACTCGCTCTTAGTTTACCAGCTAACGTTCCTGGCGCTTTAGTCAAACCCTTGCAAATATTTGCTGAGCGTGGTATCAACTTAAGCCGCATTGAGTCGCGTCCCACTAAGCGATCGCTTGGTGAATACCTTTTTTTCCTCGATCTAGAAGCAGATGCCAATTCTCCTTTGGTTCAAGGAGCGATCGCAGAACTTGCTACTTATACAGAGATTCTCAAACTGTTAGGTAGCTACAACGTGGTAGAGACGAAAAGTTACTAA
- the tuf gene encoding elongation factor Tu, protein MARAKFERTKPHVNIGTIGHVDHGKTTLTAAITMTLAAMGQAKARKYDDIDAAPEEKARGITINTAHVEYETAKRHYAHVDCPGHADYVKNMITGAAQMDGAILVVSAADGPMPQTREHILLAKQVGVPNIVVFLNKKDMVDDEELLELVELEVRELLSSYDFPGDDIPIVSGSALLALEAMVGAPSTQKGSNEWVDKIYELMDAVDAYIPTPERDVDKPFLMAVEDVFSISGRGTVATGRIERGKVKVGETVELVGIRNTRSTTVTGVEMFQKTLDEGMAGDNVGVLLRGLKKEDIERGMVLAKPGSITPHTQFESEVYVLTDKEGGRKTPFFSGYRPQFYVRTTDVTGTITAFTSDDGSEAEMVMPGDRVKMTVELISPIAIEQGMRFAIREGGRTIGAGVVSKIVK, encoded by the coding sequence ATGGCACGCGCAAAGTTTGAAAGAACTAAACCCCACGTTAACATCGGTACGATTGGTCACGTTGACCACGGCAAAACCACACTGACAGCAGCAATCACTATGACCCTGGCTGCTATGGGTCAAGCGAAAGCTCGAAAGTATGATGATATTGATGCCGCTCCAGAAGAAAAGGCTCGTGGTATCACAATCAACACAGCTCATGTGGAGTATGAGACAGCAAAGCGGCACTATGCTCACGTAGACTGCCCAGGACATGCTGACTATGTGAAAAACATGATTACTGGTGCAGCACAAATGGACGGAGCCATCCTCGTTGTATCTGCAGCAGATGGTCCAATGCCGCAAACTCGCGAACACATTTTGTTAGCGAAGCAAGTAGGGGTTCCTAACATCGTTGTCTTCTTAAACAAGAAAGACATGGTAGATGACGAAGAACTACTAGAGCTTGTAGAACTAGAAGTCCGCGAACTTCTTAGTTCATACGACTTCCCTGGTGATGATATTCCCATCGTCTCTGGAAGCGCATTGCTAGCTCTCGAAGCAATGGTAGGTGCACCTTCGACCCAAAAAGGCAGTAATGAGTGGGTTGATAAAATCTATGAATTGATGGATGCTGTAGATGCATACATCCCAACACCAGAGCGCGATGTCGATAAGCCTTTCTTGATGGCAGTAGAAGATGTGTTCTCAATTTCTGGTCGTGGTACTGTAGCCACAGGTAGAATTGAGCGCGGCAAGGTCAAGGTAGGTGAAACTGTGGAGCTAGTAGGTATCAGAAATACTCGCAGTACCACTGTAACTGGTGTAGAAATGTTCCAGAAGACCTTGGATGAAGGTATGGCTGGAGACAATGTTGGTGTCCTACTTCGGGGTTTGAAGAAAGAGGACATTGAGCGAGGAATGGTACTAGCTAAACCTGGTAGTATCACCCCACATACTCAATTTGAGTCTGAAGTTTATGTACTGACAGACAAAGAAGGTGGTCGGAAGACGCCGTTCTTCTCAGGTTATCGTCCTCAATTCTATGTCCGGACAACTGACGTAACTGGTACAATCACAGCTTTCACTTCTGATGATGGTAGCGAAGCTGAAATGGTCATGCCAGGCGATCGCGTCAAAATGACTGTAGAACTAATCAGCCCGATTGCCATTGAACAAGGAATGCGCTTTGCGATTCGCGAAGGCGGTCGGACTATTGGTGCAGGTGTTGTTTCCAAAATTGTGAAGTAA
- a CDS encoding DUF3318 domain-containing protein has translation MTSYATTSAKAEMSELRRLRNLLPPELQSWVSVEGTTEVNPPLITTEEIGRDQVEVLIDLVKWDQLAIDQRNLLFWHEVARIQNDTIPKDGWEMAALAIGLGGAVGELWVQDGLLLLLALGLCGVSGYRLYVKNNGQKQLQEAIDADEKAIALATRFNYTLPNAYKSLGSALKTLIEQSPSKRQRAKYESRLQALKRSANKAKSRTKTSQEVVYGE, from the coding sequence ATGACATCCTACGCAACAACCTCTGCCAAAGCAGAAATGAGCGAACTGCGCCGCTTAAGAAACTTACTACCACCAGAATTGCAAAGTTGGGTAAGTGTAGAAGGAACTACCGAAGTTAATCCACCTTTAATTACTACAGAAGAAATCGGCAGAGATCAAGTCGAAGTTCTCATCGATCTGGTGAAATGGGATCAACTGGCAATTGACCAGCGCAATTTGCTGTTTTGGCACGAAGTTGCCCGAATTCAAAATGATACCATTCCTAAAGATGGATGGGAAATGGCAGCCCTCGCAATTGGTTTGGGTGGTGCTGTTGGTGAACTTTGGGTGCAAGATGGATTGCTACTACTGCTAGCTCTAGGCTTGTGCGGCGTGTCTGGCTACCGATTATACGTTAAAAACAATGGGCAAAAGCAGCTACAAGAAGCAATTGATGCTGATGAAAAGGCGATCGCCCTTGCTACTCGCTTTAACTACACTCTCCCTAATGCCTATAAAAGCCTTGGTAGCGCACTAAAAACATTAATTGAACAATCACCAAGTAAGCGCCAAAGGGCAAAATATGAATCTAGACTACAAGCCCTCAAACGCAGTGCGAATAAGGCTAAATCACGAACAAAAACTTCTCAAGAAGTCGTCTATGGAGAATAA
- a CDS encoding LON peptidase substrate-binding domain-containing protein, giving the protein MASSSKIAVRELSLFPLPEVVLFPGRPLPLHIFEFRYRIMMNTILESDRRFGVLLWDPVQNQPATVGCCAEVIQYQRLPDDRMNILTLGQQRFRVLEYVREKPYKVGLVEWIEDNPPQKDLKPLAKEVEQLLHDVVRLSAKLTEQSIEVPKDIPDLPTELSYWVASNLYGVAAEQQSLLEMQDTVARLEREAEILTSTRNHLAARTVLKDTFN; this is encoded by the coding sequence ATGGCATCCTCTTCCAAAATTGCGGTTCGAGAACTATCCCTGTTTCCTCTACCTGAAGTGGTTCTCTTCCCCGGTAGACCTCTACCCCTACATATCTTTGAATTTCGCTACCGGATCATGATGAACACGATTCTAGAGAGCGATCGCCGCTTTGGCGTCCTGCTGTGGGACCCAGTCCAAAATCAACCTGCGACAGTTGGTTGTTGTGCTGAAGTGATTCAGTATCAGCGCCTACCAGATGATCGCATGAATATTTTGACTCTAGGACAGCAGCGCTTTCGTGTTTTAGAATACGTTCGAGAAAAGCCTTACAAAGTGGGTTTGGTTGAATGGATTGAAGATAACCCCCCACAAAAGGATCTCAAGCCTTTGGCTAAGGAAGTCGAACAACTACTTCATGATGTTGTGCGTCTTTCGGCAAAGTTAACTGAACAGAGTATTGAAGTACCAAAAGACATCCCCGACTTACCTACAGAACTCTCTTACTGGGTAGCTAGTAATCTTTATGGTGTTGCAGCAGAGCAACAAAGCTTACTCGAAATGCAAGATACTGTGGCTCGTTTGGAACGCGAAGCAGAGATTTTGACTTCTACTCGCAATCATCTAGCAGCGCGTACTGTCCTCAAAGATACTTTTAATTAA
- a CDS encoding 7-carboxy-7-deazaguanine synthase QueE: MTTTTRLIEVFSAIQGEGLNVGTRQIFIRFALCDLRCRFCDSAHTWTVPSTCHIERSPGLRDFELYDNPVSLDLLLQWVQQLDVPGLHDSISLTGGEPLLHSTFLLKFLPQLQKYTGLPIYLETGGHRPQQLAVVLPHLDSVGMDLKLPSVSGESHWQEHAEFLQLCYQANVEIFVKVIVSSETDIAELHQAAELVANVSPEIPLFLQPVTPLNNIQKSDQVIFAPTPAQVLTWQAKIKQMLKHVRVVPQTHKMLNQL, encoded by the coding sequence ATGACAACTACTACACGCCTAATTGAGGTTTTCTCCGCAATCCAGGGAGAAGGACTTAATGTTGGTACGCGACAGATTTTTATTCGCTTTGCCTTATGTGACTTACGCTGTCGCTTTTGTGATAGTGCTCACACTTGGACTGTTCCATCCACATGCCATATTGAGCGATCGCCTGGATTACGCGACTTTGAACTTTATGATAATCCAGTTTCTCTAGATTTACTGTTGCAGTGGGTACAACAACTTGATGTACCTGGTTTACACGATAGTATCAGTCTTACTGGCGGTGAACCTTTGTTGCACAGTACCTTTTTGTTGAAGTTCCTTCCTCAGTTACAAAAATATACTGGATTACCTATTTATCTAGAAACAGGCGGACATCGTCCTCAGCAGTTAGCCGTGGTTTTACCACATCTTGACTCTGTAGGAATGGATTTGAAGTTACCCAGCGTTAGCGGTGAAAGTCACTGGCAAGAACATGCAGAATTCTTACAGCTTTGTTACCAAGCCAATGTAGAAATATTTGTTAAAGTGATTGTCTCTAGTGAAACTGATATTGCTGAACTCCACCAAGCTGCTGAATTAGTCGCAAATGTTAGCCCAGAAATTCCTTTATTTCTACAACCTGTAACACCTTTAAATAACATACAAAAATCTGACCAAGTCATTTTCGCCCCAACTCCAGCACAGGTTTTGACTTGGCAAGCTAAAATCAAGCAGATGCTCAAACATGTGCGTGTAGTTCCTCAAACGCACAAAATGCTCAATCAGCTATAA
- the rpsJ gene encoding 30S ribosomal protein S10 codes for MATLQQQKIRIRLQAFDRRLLDTSCEKIVDTANRTNATAIGPIPLPTKKKIYCVLRSPHVDKDSREHFETRTHRRIIDIYQPSSKTIDALMKLDLPSGVDIEVKL; via the coding sequence ATGGCAACTCTTCAACAGCAAAAGATTCGGATTCGCTTGCAGGCTTTTGATCGCCGCTTACTTGACACTTCATGTGAAAAAATTGTAGATACGGCGAATCGAACTAACGCAACAGCTATTGGTCCTATTCCCTTACCGACTAAAAAGAAAATATACTGCGTGCTGCGTTCTCCTCACGTTGATAAAGATTCACGCGAACACTTCGAAACACGCACTCACCGCCGGATTATTGATATTTATCAGCCCTCTTCCAAAACGATCGATGCTCTGATGAAACTTGATTTGCCATCTGGTGTCGATATCGAAGTTAAACTCTAA
- the fusA gene encoding elongation factor G → MARTVPLEKVRNIGIAAHIDAGKTTTTERILFYSGIVHKIGEVHEGTAVTDWMEQERERGITITAAAITTSWKDHQINIIDTPGHVDFTIEVERSMRVLDGVIAVFCSVGGVQPQSETVWRQADRYKVPRIAFINKMDRTGANFYRVYDQIRDRLRANAVPVQLPIGSEDTLSGIVDLVRMRAFIYANDKGTDIQEADIPAEMQEQAAEYRTKLIEAVAETDEELIEKYLEGEELTEAEIRKGLRQGTTAGTIVPLLCGSAFKNKGVQLLLDAVVDYLPAPIDVPAIQGTLPSGDTVERRASDEEPFSALAFKIMADPYGRLTFIRVYSGILKKGSYVMNSTKGKKERVSRLVVLKADDRTDVDELRAGDLGAALGLKDTFTGDTLCDDNAPVILESLYIPEPVISVAVEPKTKQDMDKLSKALQSLSEEDPTFRVSVDPETNQTVISGMGELHLEILVDRMLREFKVEANVGAPQVAYRETVRKPVKAEGKFIRQSGGKGQYGHVVVELAPGEPGTGFEFVSKIVGGSVPKEYISPVEQGMKETCESGILAGYPVIDVKATLVDGSYHEVDSSEMAFKIAGSMAMKEAVMKASPVLLEPMMKVEVEVPENFLGDVMGDLNSRRGQIEGMGSDQGIAKVTAKVPLAEMFGYATDIRSKTQGRGIFTMEFSNYEEVPRNVAEAIIAKSKGNA, encoded by the coding sequence AACAAGAGCGGGAGCGGGGAATTACGATCACTGCTGCTGCGATTACGACAAGCTGGAAGGATCACCAAATCAATATCATTGATACTCCTGGGCACGTAGACTTCACAATTGAAGTTGAGCGTTCGATGCGGGTACTCGACGGTGTGATTGCTGTATTCTGCTCAGTCGGTGGCGTACAGCCTCAATCAGAGACAGTATGGCGACAAGCAGATCGGTATAAAGTACCAAGAATTGCCTTCATCAACAAGATGGATCGCACAGGAGCAAACTTCTATAGAGTTTACGACCAAATACGCGATCGCCTACGTGCCAATGCAGTACCAGTACAGCTCCCTATTGGCAGTGAAGACACCCTAAGTGGGATTGTAGACTTAGTGCGGATGCGTGCTTTTATTTATGCAAACGATAAAGGTACAGATATTCAAGAAGCCGACATTCCTGCAGAGATGCAAGAGCAAGCAGCAGAGTACCGCACTAAGTTAATCGAGGCAGTTGCAGAAACGGACGAAGAACTCATTGAAAAGTATCTAGAAGGCGAGGAGCTAACCGAGGCAGAAATTCGTAAAGGTTTACGTCAAGGAACAACAGCCGGAACGATTGTACCCTTATTGTGTGGTTCAGCTTTTAAGAACAAAGGTGTCCAATTACTGCTAGACGCAGTAGTAGATTACTTACCAGCACCGATTGACGTACCCGCCATTCAAGGTACTCTACCTTCAGGAGATACAGTTGAGCGCCGAGCTAGTGATGAAGAACCATTCTCAGCTTTGGCATTCAAAATTATGGCAGATCCCTACGGGCGACTGACATTTATCCGCGTGTACTCTGGAATCCTGAAAAAAGGTAGCTACGTCATGAACTCTACCAAGGGCAAGAAAGAGCGGGTATCGCGCCTTGTGGTATTGAAAGCAGATGACAGAACTGACGTAGACGAATTGCGGGCAGGAGATTTAGGAGCAGCGTTAGGACTGAAGGATACTTTTACAGGTGATACGCTTTGTGATGACAATGCTCCAGTTATACTAGAGTCACTATACATTCCAGAGCCTGTAATCTCTGTTGCAGTGGAACCAAAAACAAAGCAAGACATGGATAAGCTGTCCAAAGCACTGCAGTCCTTGTCTGAAGAAGATCCTACCTTCCGCGTGAGTGTTGACCCTGAAACAAACCAAACCGTTATTTCCGGAATGGGAGAGCTACACCTCGAAATTCTTGTCGATCGAATGTTGCGAGAATTTAAGGTAGAAGCTAATGTAGGTGCACCGCAAGTTGCTTATCGCGAAACTGTGCGCAAACCTGTCAAAGCAGAAGGCAAGTTCATTCGTCAAAGTGGTGGTAAAGGTCAATACGGACACGTTGTTGTTGAATTGGCTCCAGGTGAACCTGGCACTGGTTTTGAGTTTGTCTCCAAAATTGTGGGTGGTTCAGTACCCAAAGAGTACATTTCCCCTGTTGAACAAGGGATGAAAGAAACCTGTGAATCAGGGATTTTGGCTGGATATCCAGTCATTGATGTCAAAGCAACTTTGGTAGATGGCTCTTACCACGAAGTTGACTCCTCGGAAATGGCGTTTAAAATCGCTGGTTCCATGGCGATGAAAGAAGCTGTGATGAAAGCTTCACCCGTGCTCTTAGAACCTATGATGAAAGTAGAGGTAGAAGTACCTGAAAACTTCCTAGGGGATGTGATGGGCGATCTTAACTCTCGTCGCGGTCAAATCGAAGGCATGGGATCTGATCAAGGCATTGCTAAAGTCACTGCTAAAGTCCCATTAGCAGAAATGTTCGGCTATGCTACAGATATCCGCTCGAAGACCCAAGGTCGGGGTATCTTCACGATGGAGTTTAGTAACTACGAGGAAGTACCTCGCAACGTGGCTGAAGCAATTATCGCTAAAAGTAAAGGGAACGCATAA